One Defluviitoga tunisiensis genomic window carries:
- a CDS encoding carbohydrate kinase family protein, which translates to MLKKVSCIGGINLDIKGSPFKRLELQTSNPGKVFYSSGGVARNVAHNLVKLNVPINLIGAVGNDSFGEIILNEMNNLDIETGHIKISKHFQTGVYLAILNEIRDMYVSISDMQIMEEIDTVFLEEKKDFIIDSKIIFLDTNLNVDVINFVLKLVENKNIKVIINAVSIAKVKKLLQVDNNVDYLTLNFMELNSLLDKELEFPNREGIIKNIQQKIPNFTNIVITNGADGIYFFSRKDNNLNFFPVKEMSSEEIIDTNGAGDAFTAGFIYGLYNDLGINQSIYYGIKASQITMKSYKTVSDELYKILEETENN; encoded by the coding sequence TTGTTAAAAAAAGTCTCCTGTATAGGAGGAATTAATCTTGATATTAAAGGATCTCCATTCAAAAGGCTAGAGCTTCAAACTTCAAATCCTGGAAAAGTATTCTATTCTTCAGGGGGTGTGGCTAGGAATGTTGCTCATAATTTAGTTAAATTAAATGTTCCAATTAATTTAATAGGAGCAGTTGGAAATGATAGTTTTGGAGAAATTATTTTGAATGAAATGAATAATTTGGATATAGAAACAGGCCATATAAAGATTTCTAAACATTTTCAGACAGGTGTTTATTTAGCTATTTTAAATGAAATTAGAGATATGTATGTTTCTATATCTGATATGCAAATAATGGAAGAAATAGATACAGTTTTTCTCGAAGAGAAAAAAGACTTTATAATTGATTCAAAGATAATATTTCTAGATACAAATTTGAATGTAGATGTAATAAATTTTGTGCTAAAATTAGTTGAAAATAAAAATATAAAGGTAATAATAAATGCAGTTTCTATTGCAAAAGTAAAAAAATTGCTGCAGGTAGATAATAACGTTGATTATTTAACCTTGAATTTTATGGAATTGAATTCGTTATTAGATAAAGAACTCGAATTTCCAAATAGAGAAGGTATAATAAAAAATATACAGCAAAAGATTCCAAATTTTACAAATATAGTAATAACCAATGGAGCAGATGGCATTTATTTTTTTAGTAGGAAAGATAATAATCTAAATTTTTTTCCTGTTAAAGAAATGAGTTCAGAAGAAATCATTGATACTAATGGAGCTGGAGACGCCTTTACTGCTGGTTTTATATATGGATTATACAATGATTTGGGCATAAATCAATCAATTTATTATGGCATAAAAGCTTCTCAGATTACAATGAAAAGCTATAAAACGGTATCTGACGAGCTATATAAAATTTTAGAAGAAACCGAGAATAATTGA
- a CDS encoding alkaline phosphatase produces MKKIVLIFLLIALSLIIYAGEIQNVILFIGDGMGQNHVVATRFIEGKELNMLKTDLFGYVQTFSLNNEVTDSAAAATALATGYKTNNGMIGMLPNCEVIPNLTEILSNNGYKTGIVVTCRVTHATPAGFYGHVESRDEESKLAKQLVDSNLMVVFGGGANYFEELQEDLKFNRFDYLKTKQEMISYVGKKGKKVIGLFSEDHLHPVTQRTSDEPTLPEMTKKAIEILSKDGSPFFLMVEGSQIDMRSHENDLDGLIKEVLEFDEAIGVALEFAEKNPDTLVLVTADHETGGLILNVSGLNLATKKGLSMPIGGSQTVDLETMKNFQKEITQVISHSSNINELKNSIEKCFEITLTPTEINSIEDSQDRHSAIFKVIVGKANCTAKWSTTEHTDALVPIYAYGPGAEHFSEVLDNTDVPKTILQLVEISSTSLIKTP; encoded by the coding sequence ATGAAAAAAATAGTTTTAATCTTTCTTCTAATTGCTTTGTCATTGATTATATATGCAGGTGAAATTCAAAATGTCATATTATTTATTGGTGATGGAATGGGACAAAATCATGTGGTTGCAACTAGGTTTATAGAGGGTAAAGAACTCAATATGTTAAAAACAGACCTGTTCGGATATGTACAAACTTTTTCCTTAAATAATGAAGTGACAGATTCTGCTGCAGCTGCAACCGCACTTGCTACGGGATATAAAACTAATAATGGAATGATCGGAATGCTTCCAAATTGTGAAGTTATTCCCAACTTGACAGAGATCTTATCTAATAACGGTTATAAAACAGGAATAGTAGTTACTTGCAGAGTTACTCATGCAACCCCTGCTGGGTTCTATGGGCATGTTGAAAGCAGAGATGAAGAATCAAAGCTTGCTAAGCAGTTAGTAGATAGCAATTTAATGGTTGTATTTGGTGGGGGAGCAAATTACTTTGAAGAGTTGCAAGAAGATTTGAAATTTAATAGGTTTGATTATTTAAAAACAAAACAAGAGATGATTTCTTATGTTGGTAAAAAAGGGAAAAAGGTCATAGGTTTATTTAGTGAAGATCATCTTCATCCTGTAACTCAAAGAACCAGTGATGAACCTACTTTACCTGAAATGACAAAAAAGGCAATAGAAATTTTGTCAAAAGATGGTAGTCCTTTCTTTCTTATGGTTGAGGGTTCTCAAATTGACATGAGATCTCATGAAAATGATCTAGATGGACTTATAAAAGAAGTCCTAGAGTTTGATGAAGCTATTGGAGTAGCGTTAGAATTTGCTGAAAAAAATCCTGATACTCTGGTTTTAGTTACTGCTGATCATGAAACAGGTGGGTTAATTTTAAATGTGAGCGGTTTGAATTTAGCTACCAAGAAAGGACTGTCTATGCCTATCGGAGGTAGTCAAACTGTTGATTTAGAAACAATGAAGAATTTTCAAAAAGAAATTACTCAAGTAATATCACATTCATCAAATATAAATGAATTGAAAAATAGTATAGAAAAATGTTTTGAAATTACTTTAACTCCAACAGAAATCAATTCCATTGAAGATTCACAAGATAGACATAGCGCAATTTTCAAAGTAATAGTTGGAAAAGCTAATTGCACAGCAAAATGGTCTACTACAGAACATACTGATGCATTAGTACCAATATATGCCTATGGACCTGGAGCCGAACATTTTAGCGAGGTTCTAGATAATACAGACGTACCTAAAACTATTTTACAATTGGTAGAAATTTCTTCTACTAGTTTAATAAAAACTCCATAG
- a CDS encoding pyridoxamine kinase, giving the protein MKEKPIKRVAAIHDLSGFGKASLNVVIPILSSMKIHVCPVPTAILSTHTGGFENYTFLDLTDYMKEYINHWKTLDISFDAIYSGFLGSEKQIDIVSDFIDYFSKNNESLVVVDPVMGDDGVLYPTITADLVNQMRKLISKSEVITPNFTEACFLLGEHYREYVNLDILKKWLKALSKSGPKIVIITSVPEKDSTRTGVVAYNSYDDRYWKVTNRHIRALYPGTGDAFTSVIVGSLLNGDSLSIAIDKATQFVIMSLKASYGYNYPKREGILLEKVLDTLNMPTTLQSYEI; this is encoded by the coding sequence TTGAAAGAAAAACCTATTAAACGGGTTGCTGCTATCCATGATCTATCAGGGTTTGGTAAAGCTTCTTTAAATGTTGTTATCCCTATTCTATCCTCAATGAAGATACATGTATGTCCTGTACCTACAGCAATATTATCAACTCATACAGGTGGTTTTGAAAATTATACCTTTTTGGATTTAACTGATTACATGAAAGAGTACATAAATCATTGGAAAACACTAGATATATCATTTGATGCAATTTACAGTGGTTTTTTAGGTTCTGAAAAACAAATAGACATAGTTTCAGATTTTATTGACTATTTTTCAAAAAATAACGAATCATTAGTAGTTGTTGATCCCGTAATGGGAGATGATGGTGTTCTTTATCCTACAATAACCGCAGATTTAGTAAACCAAATGAGAAAGCTGATTAGTAAATCAGAAGTTATTACCCCTAATTTTACAGAAGCGTGTTTTCTTTTAGGAGAGCACTATAGAGAGTATGTAAACTTAGATATATTAAAAAAATGGCTCAAAGCGCTTTCAAAAAGTGGACCTAAAATAGTTATTATTACAAGTGTTCCAGAAAAAGATTCTACAAGAACCGGGGTTGTAGCTTACAACAGTTATGACGATCGATATTGGAAGGTTACAAATAGACATATAAGAGCATTATATCCTGGAACTGGGGACGCCTTTACTAGTGTAATTGTTGGAAGTCTTTTAAATGGTGATAGCTTATCAATAGCTATTGATAAGGCTACTCAGTTTGTTATTATGTCTTTGAAGGCTAGTTATGGATACAATTATCCAAAAAGAGAAGGAATTCTTCTTGAAAAGGTCTTAGATACGCTTAATATGCCTACGACTTTACAAAGTTATGAAATTTAA
- the hisD gene encoding histidinol dehydrogenase — protein sequence MNLQRYVSEILEDLKINGLDAVKKYSQKFDNYQDEIFLREEEWNVESEIPQSDKNAIKQIIKRLQDYHSKQKTEDLMYKNEYGSIYGLIKVPIDRIGVYVPGGKPLPSSLLMVAVPAQIAGVKDIIITSSPKEGKVNPYIIYIAKELGISEIYKVGGIQAIAAMTYGIGMKKVDKIFGPGNQYVNEAKRQVFGDVGIDSLAGPSEVCVIADETADKDYVLNDLLSQLEHGAESKAFLVTTSKQIYDYCQKEGIDRYFCKDIFECADKANEIAPEHLEILTKEPELILSLIRNAGAVYLGEYTPVPAADYFLGVNHVLPTGKAARFSSVLNLNDFVKYMTVAKVTKEEFLKERYLGIRMAEIEGMLQHKKSMEVRK from the coding sequence TTGAATTTACAAAGGTATGTTTCAGAAATATTAGAAGATTTAAAGATTAATGGACTTGATGCAGTAAAAAAATATTCTCAAAAGTTCGATAATTACCAAGATGAAATATTTTTGAGAGAAGAAGAATGGAATGTAGAATCAGAGATTCCACAAAGCGATAAAAATGCTATAAAACAAATCATAAAAAGATTGCAAGATTATCACTCAAAGCAAAAAACAGAAGACTTAATGTATAAGAATGAATATGGATCTATTTATGGATTAATAAAAGTCCCAATAGATAGAATAGGTGTTTATGTGCCAGGCGGGAAACCACTTCCTTCTAGTTTGTTAATGGTTGCTGTACCTGCTCAGATTGCTGGAGTGAAGGATATAATAATAACCTCATCGCCAAAAGAAGGAAAGGTAAATCCATATATTATATATATCGCAAAAGAACTGGGAATAAGCGAAATATACAAAGTGGGAGGAATCCAGGCAATTGCAGCTATGACGTATGGAATTGGGATGAAAAAGGTTGATAAAATTTTTGGGCCAGGCAATCAGTATGTAAACGAGGCAAAAAGGCAAGTATTTGGTGATGTAGGAATAGACAGTTTAGCAGGCCCGTCTGAAGTTTGTGTAATTGCTGATGAAACAGCAGACAAAGATTACGTATTAAATGATCTTCTTTCCCAGTTAGAACACGGAGCTGAATCAAAGGCATTTTTGGTCACAACTTCTAAACAGATATACGATTATTGTCAAAAAGAAGGTATTGATAGATATTTTTGCAAAGATATATTTGAGTGTGCAGACAAAGCAAATGAAATTGCTCCTGAACATCTAGAAATATTAACAAAAGAACCTGAATTGATCCTATCTTTAATACGAAATGCAGGAGCAGTTTATTTAGGAGAATACACCCCTGTTCCCGCTGCAGATTATTTTTTAGGGGTAAATCACGTTTTACCAACAGGAAAAGCAGCTAGATTTTCTTCTGTTCTAAACCTCAATGATTTTGTAAAGTATATGACGGTTGCAAAGGTTACTAAAGAAGAGTTCCTAAAGGAAAGGTATTTAGGTATTAGAATGGCTGAGATAGAAGGTATGTTACAGCATAAAAAGTCTATGGAGGTAAGAAAATGA
- a CDS encoding pseudouridine-5'-phosphate glycosidase produces MNLKYFDIKEEVAKAIKKNKPVVALESTIISHGMPYPRNIEVAKKLEETIRDRGVTPATIAIIDGIIKIGLNEKELEFMGTDKNILKASRMDLPIVIAKKSNAATTVAGTMIAANLAGIKVFVTGGIGGVHRHAQETFDISADLQELSKTNVAVVCAGPKAILDLSLTLEYLETFGVPLVGYQTDELPSFYSRKSGIKIPYRVDTAKEAALIMKAKWDLGLQGGVLITNPIPEEYSMNEEEIKSIINKAIEDSEKLGIKGKELTPFLLSRIKDLSKGESLQANIELVLNNAKVGAEIAKEFYNLSNF; encoded by the coding sequence TTGAATCTCAAATACTTTGACATAAAAGAAGAAGTAGCAAAAGCTATAAAAAAAAATAAACCAGTTGTAGCATTGGAATCTACGATTATTTCACACGGAATGCCTTATCCACGAAATATCGAAGTTGCTAAAAAATTAGAAGAAACAATACGAGATAGAGGTGTAACTCCTGCTACTATAGCTATAATTGATGGCATAATAAAAATTGGTTTAAACGAAAAAGAGCTTGAATTTATGGGTACAGATAAGAATATATTAAAAGCTAGTAGAATGGATTTACCTATAGTAATAGCCAAAAAGTCAAATGCTGCTACAACAGTTGCAGGAACAATGATAGCTGCAAATCTAGCTGGAATAAAAGTATTTGTCACAGGGGGTATAGGTGGGGTACATAGACACGCTCAAGAAACATTTGATATCTCCGCTGATTTGCAAGAATTATCAAAGACGAATGTTGCAGTTGTTTGTGCCGGTCCAAAGGCCATATTAGATTTATCTCTTACACTAGAGTATCTTGAAACATTTGGTGTACCTTTGGTTGGTTACCAGACTGATGAATTACCCTCTTTTTATTCAAGAAAAAGTGGCATAAAAATCCCTTATCGGGTAGATACAGCTAAAGAAGCTGCTCTAATAATGAAAGCAAAATGGGATTTGGGACTTCAAGGTGGTGTTCTAATCACCAATCCTATTCCGGAAGAATATTCGATGAATGAAGAAGAAATAAAATCTATAATAAACAAAGCCATAGAAGATTCAGAAAAACTAGGAATAAAAGGAAAAGAATTAACTCCATTTCTTTTATCAAGAATAAAAGATTTAAGTAAAGGAGAAAGTTTACAGGCTAATATTGAACTTGTGCTTAATAATGCAAAAGTTGGAGCAGAGATAGCTAAAGAATTCTATAACTTATCCAATTTCTAA
- the hisG gene encoding ATP phosphoribosyltransferase, translated as MSIALPSGRLLKDTKYFLENVGIKVKEPDSRELISSLNGYTFYFPRVFDVPVYVENGVDLGICGSDIVLERKNEVYVPVDLPFGKCRMSLIVPKGKKITPEKMEGFKIATKYPEITQDFFLERGVKVKILKLNGAVELAAKVGIADAIVDIVDTGNTLRANDLEEVYKIIDISAVLLVNRITQKTKFDFVNDLITKIRKIK; from the coding sequence ATATCTATTGCATTGCCTTCCGGAAGATTACTAAAGGATACAAAGTACTTTTTAGAAAATGTTGGGATAAAGGTAAAAGAACCTGATAGCAGGGAACTTATTTCGTCCTTAAATGGTTATACTTTTTACTTTCCACGTGTTTTTGATGTACCTGTATATGTTGAGAACGGGGTTGATTTAGGTATATGCGGAAGTGATATAGTTTTAGAGAGAAAGAATGAGGTTTATGTACCAGTAGATCTTCCATTTGGTAAGTGTAGGATGAGCTTAATTGTACCGAAGGGGAAAAAAATCACTCCTGAAAAAATGGAAGGTTTTAAGATAGCTACAAAATATCCTGAGATTACACAAGACTTTTTTTTAGAAAGGGGAGTAAAAGTAAAAATCTTAAAGTTGAACGGTGCAGTAGAATTAGCTGCAAAGGTAGGTATTGCTGATGCAATTGTAGACATTGTGGATACTGGAAATACCTTAAGGGCTAACGATCTCGAAGAAGTGTATAAAATAATAGACATTTCAGCCGTTTTATTAGTAAATAGGATAACTCAAAAAACCAAGTTCGACTTTGTGAATGACTTAATAACGAAAATTCGGAAAATAAAATAA
- a CDS encoding ATP phosphoribosyltransferase regulatory subunit: MKKDIFAESKTLSNIVNKMRNILIQNGYYELFPPSVAQYSENLKKGMKFSDGKNFYLLKPDVTSWLIEMDKVEEKQKIFYVSEVLNENLNSTWQLGFEILNGEHLKAEEEIIRLTIELLKNLEISNFFVDVSSIKVWKNVLNKVERYKQEVLKAIEVRNFGLIEALEIDQEIKNEIGELFNFRGKQSNINSLNTLLKSINDERIFIDLGTIKYMDYYEDIVFEVYAPDNGHLLGNGGQYRINDKYACGLAFNLDVIKEMKR, encoded by the coding sequence ATGAAAAAAGATATATTTGCAGAATCAAAAACCTTATCGAATATTGTAAATAAAATGAGAAATATACTCATTCAAAATGGCTATTATGAGCTCTTTCCACCATCTGTAGCACAGTATTCTGAAAATCTGAAAAAAGGTATGAAGTTTTCTGATGGCAAAAACTTTTATTTATTAAAACCGGACGTTACTTCTTGGCTAATAGAAATGGATAAAGTTGAAGAAAAACAAAAGATTTTTTATGTTTCAGAAGTTCTTAACGAAAATCTTAACAGCACATGGCAACTAGGTTTTGAAATTTTGAATGGAGAACACCTAAAAGCAGAAGAAGAGATTATACGATTAACGATCGAACTTCTAAAAAACTTAGAGATAAGTAATTTTTTCGTAGATGTAAGTTCTATTAAAGTATGGAAAAATGTATTAAATAAGGTGGAAAGATACAAGCAAGAAGTTTTAAAAGCTATTGAGGTGAGGAATTTTGGTTTGATTGAGGCTCTGGAAATAGATCAAGAGATAAAAAATGAAATTGGAGAACTATTCAATTTTAGGGGGAAACAATCAAACATTAACAGTTTAAACACCCTTCTTAAATCCATAAATGACGAAAGAATATTCATAGACTTAGGCACAATAAAATATATGGATTATTACGAAGACATTGTTTTTGAGGTTTATGCGCCAGATAATGGTCATCTTTTAGGTAATGGTGGACAATACAGAATTAATGATAAATATGCGTGTGGATTAGCCTTTAATTTAGATGTAATAAAGGAGATGAAAAGATAA